The genomic interval CTACTTAGTCATGTGACACAGTCAAGTCACCTGAGGCTGAGCCTCCCACTTGCCAGGAGGCTGGTTAGCACAGTGAGCTGAGCACAGGCTCTGGAGACCTCAgaggttttatttttggtatcagggatggaacccggggtacttaacgactgagccacatctccagcccttttaaaatattttatttagagtcagggtcttgccaagttgcttagggcgtcactcagatgctgaggctggctttgaacttgtaatcctcctgcctcagcctcctgagcccctgggattacaggcgtgcacctctGCGCCCGGCATCCACAGACTTTTaatcccagccccacctctcCTTAGCTGAGTGTCCTTGAGCAACTGATATCACCTCTTTTTCTCATTCCTAAGATGGGGTGATAGTAAGTGTAGCTCAGAATCATTGGGAAGATTTAATGAGGTCACCTGTGTTAAAGGGCTTGGGATGAAACCTGAGCCCGAAGCAGACACTCAGTAAGTGGAGATTGTATTATTTATTGCTACTCTTAGTGGAATGAACTCTGGACACGGGTTGTGGAAATTCCACGACTTCTGTGATTGGGGCCAAAATGACTCAAAGGGGGAGCACAGCCCGCAGCTCCTTGAGCATGGGTGACCTCTAGCAAGAAGTCATTTCTTTGAGACCGGTCTTGACCTTTTGCTCAAGGTCACCTATATTCATAGAGCCATCCAGGTCACCCAGTCACACGGAGAATGTTGAAGCTGTATGGAGCGGGTGGGATGGACCATGGGAAGGAAGCAGAAGGTCTCACCGACACATCCCAGACTCCCACTGGGGACCCATCCCGTTTCTGAAAGCACCGTGACTTGAGCCAGGCTTTGGCCTCCTGCGCCAGCCGATACCAGCCCTCTGGATTTCCACCTCCCACATTTCCTGTAGGGTCTGCGGGGTCCAGAATCACAGGCCTGAAAAGAAACATTTGGAAATGGATGGGGAGGAGCCAGGGCGGTGTCCAGGGAGCCCAGGTGCTTCTGCCAGAGCTGACAGGAACCTGGGACAAGCTGGAACTCAGGCAGGAGGGACCCAGCAGGGCACTGCCCCTCCGTGGGCAGACCCATGAGGAAGGGACCTTTACACACAGGCCCGGGTTCCAATCCCACCTCTGCCCTTGAGCGGTGCTGTGCCCTGGGGCAGGTCACTTGacctctcctgcctcagtttcctcatctgtgactGGGGGAGATCTGAACGTGCCTGGCTCAAAGGGCGCAGCGTGGAGATGAGCTCATACACAGTGAGCGCTCAGCGGTGACTGGAACCTGACAAAGTGTCCGTCCAAGTCCGCAGCACAGGGAGGACTTTGGCTGTCGTGTTAGGACAGGTGAGTCCACGCAAGCTTTCCCCTCCTGGCAGTAGTTATTATCATTGCTGCTGCCATTCTTATTTCAGTTCTGATTGCCGCTGTGCCCGGGCATTCCTTCCTGTGGGGAGCTAAGCCATGTGGGGACGGGGTAGGTACCTGGGTTTCTTGAGCTGCTGGGTTAAGTAGGTTCCGATAATGGGGTCTTCAAAGTTGTAATATTTTGTCCAGTAGATGCAAAGCTGCTGGTAGTCTATGACTAATCTCAAGACGGTCTGAAATCCCTGAGCCATTTTGAACTCAGATTCTCCACTCCCACGCTCCCATGCGTAGACTGTGAGCAACTCCAGGGCATACTGGGGTGGCAGTGGCTTTCCGAGCTTCTTCTTACACTGAGAAGAAGAGAACAATCAGAAATGGCAGGTCCAGCTTCTGTGTAAAGTCCATTCTCACAGGCTAAATCCAGCCTGCCATGTTTTTGTAAATCAAGTTTTAATGGCACACAGTCATGCCATTCGTTTATATATAGCCAATTCTGTTGCAATGACAGAGTTGTGTTTGGACAGACACCACATCTCCTGCAAAGTCTAAAAGATGAAGTATCTGACTCTTTATAGGAAAAGGGAACTGAGCCCTGAGGAGAGTCTGAGCTCTGAATTCTTACTGCTCTGGATTTGAATCTACTGTTGGACTCTGGCAGATGGTTTAGACTCTCGGAGCCTCATTCTGCATTTCACAAGTACAATGACCAGCACATAGATAACCAGGCACCCAAGAAAATAAGACACCAAAAGCGAAGAccagaggaaaaaagagacaCAATAGTCAACACACAAAACCTTCAATATTGAAGGATTGAGCACACAGACTTTAAAATAACTAGGGATATCAtatccaaagaaataaaagcttGAAATATGAGGGAATTAGAAGCTATAGAAAGTACCACGGCAGattggaaaaagaatgaaacagaaatttaGGACAAAAATGACAGCTAACAACTATAAATTAGACACAGCTAGAGAGAAGCTCCATTAACTGGAAGGTAGATTAGGAGAAACCATCCAGAATTAAGCTTAGAAAGACCTTCTTCCTTCcatgtcccctcctctccctttctttctccctcctcctgcagctctcctttctccatctctccATTACCCCCTCcacctctctttcttctctctcccctcttcccttccctttatttcccttcacctgcccctctccctcctcctcccttctttctctgcctcccctttctcctccctatCCAGACCATAAATGGCCTGGCAAGATGTCCATACCAGTTGGAACCAGTACTTGACCAGACGGATGAGGCTCTTGAGCTTGGTTGTACGCTGCTTCAGGAAGGCTCGCTGTAGCTCTGTGAAGCAGGTGGAGAACTCGCCCTCTAGCTGCCGGGAGGTGCACTCCAGGATGAGCTTGACATAGATCTGGGGGCTGGGTCTGTAGCCTTTGGTTAAATGACCTGTTAGAGTGGAAGTTTGAGATGTCAGTCCTCCTCTGAGGTTCTTGGGGTCACTCTGTGGGGTTCAGTGGAAAGGACAGAAAGCTTCATTCCTTATATAGTCCCACATTTTGTGTAGCTGTAGCTTGATGATGGCCCCATAAGAGTACAATGCAGCTGAAAAATTCCTGTCACTTAGTGATGTCATATAGACACAGCTAGAGAGAAGCTCAGTTAATTGGAAGGTAGATTAGGAGAAACCATCCAGAATTAAGCCTAGAAAGACTTAGACACAGCTAGAGAGTAACTCAGTTAATCAGAAGGTAGATTAGGAGAAACCATCCAGAATTAAGCCTAGAAAGACCTTCTTCcctccatgtcccctcccctccctttctttctccctcctcctgcagccCACTTGTGATTGTGCTGTTGGTGGTGAACCTATTGTGCTGCCAGTCACAATACTTGACAGAAATAAATGCTGATGTCACTGGCTGATGTCCTTGTTGGTCTAGACACTTTGCCTTTATTTGAGTGTGCACTCCTGCTTTAACAACTCAGTTTACCAGGACACAGTACGTGTGGCCACAGCCTTGTGGTTGCTGTGTGGACACATCTCTTGAGGACTGCATTCTTTCCCTCCTGCTTCACGTGATCTAATGTGCTTGGTTGAGCAGGGTTCTAGAAGCAATAGGCTGTCCAGTTTATCTAGATAAAGAGGTCTAGACACACATGCAACCCAGACAGCCTCTTCCTGGTCATGGCTTACAGTAGGCATTCATGGATAATCTGAGCTTGCGGGGCTTGGTTGGatggccccctcctccagcccactGCTGTCCCCCAAATACAGACCTGGTCACGTCTTGTCCCCACTTGATGGAAACTTCTGCCCATGGTGCTCAGGAGAAGGCCATTACTGAGCTTGGGGGCTTCTGTGGGACGGCTCTCTGGGCCATTTCTGAGtggctcctccctgtcctcctcacTCCATTCCGACTGTGGCCTCCTATGGTTTCTCCGCCTGTCCTGCCCTCGTCCCACCTCCATCCCTTGGCCTCTGGTGCTGCCCTCTGCCTGCAACTTGCTTCTCTCCttatctcttctctctccctcttattTTGTACCCAAGTGCCCAATGCAGAATGCATTTAGAGCatcaatatgtatatattctcaTGGCTTCTCTAGGCCAACAGGAACGCCCTGGAGGACCATAGTAGCAGGTTGTGGTTGCTGTGTCGCCCtccaacatttaaaataaatgctccGTGAAGTCCCTGCTGTGAGTTCACTGTGATGGTCCAGGGTGATGTTCGTGTAGAGTTGGGGAACGGGTGGTTGTGAAGACCTGCAGTGACCGGCTAGATGTAAGAGCTTAACGTAGATTATCATTTAATTCTTAGCCAGGctcggtggtgcatgcctgtaatcccctcctcaggaggctgaggcaggagaattgcaaatttgaggccagcttcagcaacctagtgtgactctaagcaactcagcaagaccctctctcaaaataaaaaataaaaagggctggggatgtggctcagtggttaagcacccctaggttcaatccctgataccaaaaataataattttaaaaaatctttaaataaatgacagacagacagaggagGTGCGATTAAGTCAGTTTTCCTGATGTAAAAATTGCACCTCTGAGAGGTTCTGGGTCTTGTCCCCTTGACCCCGCAGACGCCCAACCCTCAGTATGAGTGTAAGGTTCCCTCAGCACTGGGAGAGGATGAGAGGAACATTAGCTTTGAGCTAGATCTAGGTTGCTCCATCTTTCAAAGATGCAGCCCACACACTTGCCACTAACAGAGGCTGTATGCTTTGCAGATATCCTTTAAGAGATGCCCCCGTCCCCTAGTTGTGCCAGTTTGCTATTAAACACCCCTTCTGTGATCTTACGGGTTCACCTGCCCCAGGGGAAACTCTAAAACCTCCCCACAGCCTGTAGCTTTAAATGGTCACGCTGTTTGGGTAAAACCCTCAAACCATGCGAGATTGCAGCTCAGAAATAGGAAAGAGGACCATGGAGGAAGAAGGCTGATCCCCGGGGCCAGGAGTGCTCACCCAGGGCATCAAAAGCAGGCAGCACATCAAACTCCACCTCTTCACTGAGGTAAGAGGAACTCAGCACAAAGCTGAGCACGCGGGGATTGGACCATCGTGAATTCTGGATCCGAAACTTCACATCAAACTCCTCTTTCGGACATGCTTCCAGTTGTTTCTTAATTTCTGTGATGAACTCTCCCCGGTGTTCTAACTGATCCTCAAAACTGGTGAGATTTTCAAGGAAGACAACCAGGTCCGCATCAGACCGGCCTCTGAGGGAAGTGCCTTTGCCCGAGGAGCcaccctaaaaacaaaacaaaaaaaacaaaaaaacacacacacaacaagagTGACAATTGACACAGTGAGAAGAGCCTCGCCATATAAAGAGCTAAGCATAATCACTAACAATCGAGCACTAGCCACGGTTCAGAGGGCATTTCAAATCTTCACTTCTACAGTGCTCACAAGGACTCTATGCATTTGATACTGTTattgtttgtttccattttacaaatggggaaaTCTGCACAGTGAGATTACATAGCAGCTCAATCACCCAGCCAGTAGGCAGCAAAGATGCCAGCCAAGCCCTGGGTGTCTTATTGAAGTGTCTTTTCTTCACTCCCTTGTCCTCTGTTATCTTCTCTTGTTACACACCTGTATCAGTCAGCTCtgcatccctgtgaccaaaatacctatcAGAAACAAATTAGGGGAGAGAAGTATATTTTGGCTCGTGGTTTGAGAGGCTTAGTTCATGGTGGTTgcctgactccatggctctgggctcaaggtgaggcagggggaggaagggacTACAGGGGGAAGGTGAACCCTTccaggcatgtccccagtgacccacctcctctagtcatGCTCCAGCTGACTATAGTCACCATCCAGTGAGTCAATTCAACCAGGATGGAcagattaggtcacagctctcatcatccaatcacttcacctccgAACATTCCTGCATGAAcccaggagcttttgagggacacctcatatccacacCTAGCAACACCCCAGACTAGCTCATGCTGATTTGCACAGTTATTTTCCTTAACCTGCATGGTCCTGTGAGATGAGGAAATtggggcacagagaagttaagtaacttgctcaaggtctcaCAGCCAATAGGTGCTATTTGCTTTTCAAACATGCTCTGAACAGCTCATGAGACTGTAGAAATGGTGAATCTCCAGCCTTGCCACCCATCAGCAAATTGTTTATCAGAGCTGGGCCCCCAGCTCTGATATGGACATAGCCTGGGACAGAGGATCATGAACTTCACCCAGGATGCGTCTTAACAATGCGGATGCAGGACCTCACATCAGAATTGATTTTAACAGACTGTGGTTGTATCTGTGATATGGGAAAAACCAGAAAGGAGCCTCGGAGACCTCTGTGCCCCGGCTCACTGTGCATGCCTGCTCTGTGGTCtgactctctccctctctgtgggACTGCTTACCCACGCAGCCACCCCTGCCCTGGACAGCAGCACGGGGCTCACCTTGACCACCTTAGACACCCGCACACAGTGGGAAGCACCTTGGAAACACCTTTCCTTTAAGAAACTGCAGATAATGTCGATGGCCTTTTTGACTTCCTGGCGGAATCGTGTGTCCGGCAGGAGATGGTCTTCGATGTACTTATCTAGGTCTGAGGCCCAGACGCTTCTGAGGTCCATGGTGCCCGGTGGAGGGGAACAGCCTCGGAGACCTGCCGGCTCAGCCTTTACCCCTTCTGCCGAGGAGCCTGAGCTGTTGGTTTCGTTTCCTTAGCAGGAAACTTTGCATTTCTGCTTAGCAAATCCACGCCCCGCCCCGAGGATTCCAGCCCCAAGTGCAcccgcccctcccccacttcTGCAATTTCCCTGtgtccctggaccagcagctgGTGTTTCTTGAGACTCTGAAATGTTGTTTTGAAGCTCCCAGGCAAGAGAAATCCCGTCCACAAACCAATATAGGGCTTCCTTCctggtcttttgttgttgttaaaaaattattttgcagcctctcaagattttttttttcttataaccatGTGTACATAGGCAAGAAGGCAAGAGGAGGGAAACCAGGCAGAGAGAAGATGGCTCAGGACCCCAAGCCCCCAAGCGTCCAGTGGAGAGGTTTTCAGATGTTTTTCTGtgtcacacaaacacacatgtagttcattcattcattcattttaaaaatggtattatactcttctctgtctctctctctctctctctctctctctttctctctctgtactagggattgaaccctggggtgctctatccttgaaccacattccccagccctttttattttatttggagacagggttttgctaagttgcccggttgcccttgaacttgtggtcctcctgtcctGAGTGCCTCAAAAGAGAGTCAAAAGCTTCACTCGTTATGCCAGATtcctgggaccccaatagaccccCAGGAGCCGAATCccatgcaatcacacaagagtctttattacaagctggagcctggactcacaactgctccgttgcaggggtcccagggagtgagcccCAGTCCTTTGtgcagtgagattttataggttttggggggatactctgtgcgtcacaacatcacacagcaaatcgtTCCACACCGcgggaaaaatcaaacaacaactcttaacattgattagcacattcactggtgggaacaggtcgggtaGGGGTGATGGGTTAGtgcaagagggggattcgtttgaactgactggtttaggccacgaggggtgtacgtgctaactacatggtttcccaacatgttaccAACCCCCATAAACTGCTGGGGGGTCATCTGCATTCCAGGTAttctccctgtctcatgctgattggaggttgctagggggttgctctgggtccccacctagcccgACTGAATCAGGGACATCTGGCAcctcagatctctcctgttatttacctACAAAccactcagcagggtggggatgtgcctaggagtgctccgtggttccaaggacaagggtcacgcccccttccttaggacaggcctggaggtagaagctgctgttatttatttatttttaaaaatggagtcacattagtttctcacactcttttctgtttgtttttttaaatattcctctGCATTTTCATCACCcgattaagaaataaaatcagacacTGTTTTATTGGCATATTATAATCGTACATAACAGTAGGTTTCATaggtgtttgttttatgtgcGTATGATAAAAATTGGTCCATTTCATTCCTTGGGATAAGGCTACCTGCTGGTGGAGGGCAATTTGCATTCCGACAAGGTCAAGGTCCTCTGTTATGGAACTGTACAGGTCAGTTCTACTGCCCTAGCACTCCGCCCtgctccatttatttatttttttcttttttccaatccATGCATTCAATGCTGGGTTGAAATTTCCCTCTAAGTTGTACTTTCATGTAttctggtagtttttttttttcctgctattttcattttcttcaaaatattcttaAACCTCTCTTGAGACTTCTTGGCCGCATGTATCATTTAGAAATGTGCTATTGAATTTTGGAGTTTTCTGgctctctttcttttattcagttctccttccctttcattgcagtaaaaagaaattttctttcaacttCGTTAAGGTTTGTTTCGGGCCCAGAATGCAGTCTTTGTGGTCTACCTTGGTAAATGTTCTACGTGGGCTTAAGAAGgatgtggtctttttttttttttttttttagttgtagtcggacacaatacgtctattttatttatttaattctatgcagtgctgaggatcgaacccagggcctcccacgtcctaggcgagtgctctgccctgagccccagccccggcccaaGAATGTACGTCTCGGTTTTGGGCTGGAGTGTTCTATAGATGCCAAGTGGCCATGTTCTCAGCCACCCTTCTCAACCAGCTGGACAGTTACCTGGACCCACGGAGGGGTCGGGCCTGTGTGCGAAGCTCGCCTTGCTTGCCGGTTTCGGGGTGCGTTGATCATGGCAACTGTAGCTTCTAATAAAATGCAGACTTTTTGCCAATTATCTAGAAGCAGATCCAACTTGAGCGTCCAAGGAAACTGTCCTTAGAAGACCAACTCCCAATTCTTTGGAAGATGTCAGAAGAGTGCCCCGCCCCCCAACCACCACCGCATAGAGCAGGCTGCAGCCAGATGGGAAAGTGGTGAACTATTGAGGAAATAACTAGAGAAATTCAAGGATGCCCAGGGGTGCCCTTGTTGTCCTTTGCTGGTGGCCCTGTGATCACTTcctttaaagaaacagaaacaggaaaCCCTGATGATTGTTTCTTGTGTCACTTGAGAAAGCTTTGGCAATAGCTGTGGCCAGAGGCCTGTCCTCTGGGGGGACAGTCTTGGTTTTTGGTTGCATGACTGAGGCCCATCATGCTAGGGAATCCTGACCCTCTGAGGTCCCACCCACGAAAGAGAAGGACAAGAGGTGAGTGATTTGCTGGAGGTCATGCAGCAAACGTGGACCCAACCCAAGCAAATTGAACCTTTTCGGTGACTTCCTGTTTCCATGGGGCTCCTAGCGCTCCTAGGATGGTCTCACCCAGTGCACATCGGGTTGGGTTGAGGGGGGCACCTTGGAGGGTTGCAGGAGGGGAGTGTTCAATCTACGTAGCCATCGACCAGTCGGGGCAGGGGCTGCGCTGCCTTCACCAAGATCCACAAGCCCCGGGGCGCCTTTCCTCGGCTTCACCTTTGAACCCCCATGGGAGACCTGGATCTCCAGATCTCAGCTGCTTGTCCTGGCCTCTGGCTCCTGCCCAGAACAGACACCACCTCTGCAGCTTCTGCTCCCAGCTGGGCAGAGACCTGGGGATCTGCTCTCCGCCTTGCTCCTCCCCCATGTCAGTGCACCA from Urocitellus parryii isolate mUroPar1 chromosome 3, mUroPar1.hap1, whole genome shotgun sequence carries:
- the Oas1 gene encoding 2'-5'-oligoadenylate synthase 1; the protein is MDLRSVWASDLDKYIEDHLLPDTRFRQEVKKAIDIICSFLKERCFQGASHCVRVSKVVKGGSSGKGTSLRGRSDADLVVFLENLTSFEDQLEHRGEFITEIKKQLEACPKEEFDVKFRIQNSRWSNPRVLSFVLSSSYLSEEVEFDVLPAFDALGHLTKGYRPSPQIYVKLILECTSRQLEGEFSTCFTELQRAFLKQRTTKLKSLIRLVKYWFQLCKKKLGKPLPPQYALELLTVYAWERGSGESEFKMAQGFQTVLRLVIDYQQLCIYWTKYYNFEDPIIGTYLTQQLKKPRPVILDPADPTGNVGGGNPEGWYRLAQEAKAWLKSRCFQKRDGSPVGVWDVSHTADLGTAWPFQQRGYIRTAKDADLWCQSAYQADPLPQEDGNWTCTIL